In Roseibium salinum, a single genomic region encodes these proteins:
- a CDS encoding DUF475 domain-containing protein yields MSVDTARQPGGTVLHHFRWSFIITALGLLLGAVVGWNATGTIRGTLMIFFICAVLAVLEISLSFDNAIVNANKLKSMTPKWQRRFLTWGILIAVFGMRIVFPLAIVALAAQIGPWQALMLALAEPGEYARIMHGAHLSIAAFGGAFLMMVGLSFFFDREKDEHWVRWIEARMANAAGIRGFEIMIVLVLILVFASLQATADDSDVFFGSAIWGLLTFLVVEVLGALLDSSSAALEGAAKGGLGAFLYLEVLDASFSFDGVIGAFALSQNLLVIAIGLGIGAMYVRSMTIMLVERGTLKQYCYLEHGAFYAIIVLSIIMFVQSIVHVPEIVTGLGGVTMIGLAFWSSVRRNCAATA; encoded by the coding sequence ATGAGCGTTGACACCGCGCGGCAGCCCGGCGGCACCGTTCTTCACCATTTTCGCTGGTCCTTCATCATCACGGCCCTCGGCCTGCTACTTGGTGCGGTCGTCGGCTGGAACGCAACCGGCACGATACGCGGCACCCTCATGATCTTTTTCATCTGTGCGGTGCTTGCCGTGCTGGAGATCAGCCTGTCCTTCGACAATGCGATCGTCAACGCCAACAAGCTCAAGTCAATGACGCCGAAATGGCAGCGGAGGTTTCTGACCTGGGGCATTCTCATCGCAGTCTTTGGAATGCGGATCGTCTTCCCGCTCGCGATTGTCGCTCTCGCCGCGCAGATCGGTCCATGGCAGGCGCTCATGCTGGCTCTTGCGGAGCCTGGCGAATATGCCCGCATCATGCATGGCGCGCATCTGTCCATCGCCGCCTTTGGCGGTGCGTTCCTGATGATGGTCGGCCTCAGCTTCTTCTTCGACAGGGAGAAGGATGAACATTGGGTGCGTTGGATTGAGGCCAGAATGGCCAATGCCGCCGGCATTCGCGGTTTCGAGATCATGATCGTGCTGGTCCTCATCCTCGTCTTTGCCTCGCTGCAGGCAACCGCCGACGATTCCGACGTGTTCTTCGGTTCGGCGATCTGGGGTCTGCTCACCTTCCTCGTGGTTGAAGTGCTGGGGGCGTTGCTCGACAGTTCGAGTGCTGCGCTTGAGGGGGCGGCGAAGGGCGGGCTGGGTGCGTTTCTCTATCTGGAAGTGCTCGATGCGTCTTTCTCCTTCGATGGCGTGATCGGGGCATTCGCGCTGTCGCAGAACCTGCTGGTTATCGCCATCGGCCTCGGGATCGGCGCCATGTATGTGCGCTCGATGACGATCATGCTGGTCGAGCGCGGCACCTTGAAACAATACTGCTATCTGGAGCATGGCGCCTTCTATGCGATCATCGTGCTGTCGATCATCATGTTCGTGCAATCGATCGTCCATGTCCCTGAAATCGTGACGGGGCTGGGTGGCGTGACGATGATCGGCCTTGCATTCTGGTCGTCCGTCCGTCGCAACTGCGCGGCAACGGCTTGA
- a CDS encoding ribonuclease activity regulator RraA → MKERTREKFMHISVATIATALFKRGLRHQVIQGVRPIGWKGRNMVGPAFTLRYMPAREDRNQIDVFRNPEHLQRVAIETCPEGHVLVMDSRKQAEAASAGDILITRLMKRGGAGVVTDGGFRDAATIAGLDIPAYHTRPSSPTNLTNNEAIAINEPIGCGDAPVFPGDVLVGDADNVIVVPSEIADEIADECIEMTAFEDFVAERVGQGATIIGLYPCTRDENRSAYEAWLAAKDSSYFYHRIKQDER, encoded by the coding sequence ATGAAAGAGCGCACCCGCGAAAAGTTCATGCATATATCGGTCGCGACGATTGCCACGGCTCTCTTCAAGCGCGGCCTGCGCCACCAGGTGATCCAGGGCGTCCGGCCCATCGGATGGAAGGGCCGCAACATGGTCGGCCCTGCCTTCACGCTGCGCTACATGCCCGCGCGCGAAGACCGCAATCAGATCGACGTGTTTCGCAATCCCGAGCACCTGCAGCGTGTCGCTATCGAAACCTGTCCCGAGGGCCATGTGCTGGTCATGGACAGCCGAAAGCAGGCCGAGGCGGCGTCTGCCGGCGATATCCTCATAACCCGGCTGATGAAGCGCGGCGGGGCAGGAGTGGTGACGGATGGCGGGTTTCGCGACGCTGCCACGATTGCCGGCCTCGACATCCCGGCCTATCACACGCGCCCCTCGAGCCCGACGAACCTTACCAACAACGAGGCCATCGCCATCAACGAACCGATCGGCTGCGGGGACGCGCCGGTGTTTCCCGGCGATGTCCTCGTCGGGGACGCGGACAACGTGATCGTGGTGCCGTCCGAGATCGCGGACGAGATCGCAGACGAGTGCATCGAGATGACCGCCTTCGAGGACTTCGTTGCCGAGCGCGTGGGGCAGGGGGCAACGATCATCGGCCTCTATCCTTGCACAAGGGACGAAAACCGTTCCGCTTACGAGGCATGGCTCGCGGCCAAGGACAGCTCGTATTTCTACCACCGGATCAAGCAAGATGAGCGTTGA
- a CDS encoding lactonase family protein — MLDTDTKRPPDGRRVVISTPGEAVLVLCELDPSTGELVLVDRQPLPGVVGGCGGVPMAASEDGRWIYVAWRGEPYRLFSFAVDGNARRLNCLGQASLPASMCYAMVSSCGRRLLTSSYTGSTIAISPIGDDGTAGEPIMTRDAMHAHCLVEAPNGLVYATSLRGDCVQTYRFDAGRNDLSPLARLDVPAGSGPRHIVFTADGSRAYLLSEFAGTLTRLDVDPHTGALAIRERVALLPEGEKAWASELRLGPDEHVLYASERQTSQIFAYRLGPSGEMQLIGAEPAPECPRAFDFDASGRHMIVLGEKSGEARTYRIQPDGALDAVSRLHAGAQPSWVLAAAL, encoded by the coding sequence TTGCTCGACACTGACACAAAGCGCCCGCCGGACGGCCGCCGCGTGGTCATTTCGACCCCGGGCGAGGCGGTGCTTGTGCTTTGCGAACTTGATCCGTCGACCGGAGAGCTTGTCCTCGTCGACCGGCAGCCCCTGCCGGGTGTCGTCGGCGGCTGCGGGGGAGTGCCCATGGCGGCCAGTGAAGACGGGCGGTGGATCTATGTGGCCTGGCGCGGTGAGCCCTATCGGCTGTTCAGCTTTGCCGTCGACGGAAACGCGCGCCGGCTGAACTGCCTCGGCCAGGCCAGCCTGCCGGCCAGCATGTGCTACGCCATGGTGTCATCCTGCGGCCGGCGCTTGCTGACCTCGTCCTACACGGGCAGCACGATCGCCATCAGTCCGATCGGGGACGACGGAACGGCGGGCGAGCCGATCATGACGCGGGATGCCATGCATGCCCATTGCCTTGTCGAGGCGCCGAACGGGCTGGTCTATGCCACCAGCCTGCGGGGGGACTGCGTCCAGACCTACAGGTTCGATGCCGGCCGCAACGATCTGAGCCCGCTCGCCCGGCTGGATGTGCCCGCGGGCTCGGGGCCACGGCATATCGTCTTTACGGCTGATGGGAGCCGGGCCTATCTGCTTTCGGAATTCGCGGGCACGCTGACGCGTCTCGATGTCGATCCGCATACCGGAGCACTGGCGATCCGGGAGCGCGTCGCTCTGCTGCCCGAGGGCGAAAAAGCCTGGGCCTCGGAGCTGCGGCTCGGGCCGGACGAACACGTCCTCTACGCATCAGAGCGCCAAACCTCACAGATTTTCGCATACCGCCTCGGCCCCAGCGGAGAGATGCAATTGATAGGCGCTGAACCGGCACCGGAATGTCCGCGGGCCTTCGATTTCGACGCTTCTGGCCGCCACATGATCGTGCTCGGCGAAAAGAGCGGCGAAGCCCGGACCTACCGGATCCAGCCGGACGGCGCGCTCGATGCCGTGTCCCGGCTCCATGCAGGCGCCCAGCCAAGCTGGGTTCTGGCGGCAGCGCTCTGA
- a CDS encoding mandelate racemase/muconate lactonizing enzyme family protein, which produces MKITEIKTYLMQVGSRPGLPAGDGSFRGSRNWLFVKIETDEGVCGIGECSGWPRVIERAVQDFATILIGEDPRDIDRLWHRLYVGAMGHGMTGTVGGGALTGIEMALWDIKGKVLGQPIWNLLGGKFRDTIPVYGHAKTPERARELMERGYSAVKVGFTGGVDLDLVSSIRDTVGPEVDLMVDAHGPSWMTAGDAILVGRELEKLDLLFYEDPVAPENLDALQRVRDAVDIPLAAGERVSTIWGIRPYVERELVDVIQPDTGRAGGITQMRKMAAMAEAHYITMAPHSGSLGPVAEFAALHVLATIPNVLMLERVEFDWPGRYEVVSPALTSEKGTLRVPDAPGLGVELVEEEIEKYPSNRNVADMPANANAYEPGTVGECVYFQTRLRRRARLRLKRTDER; this is translated from the coding sequence GTGAAGATAACCGAAATCAAGACTTACCTGATGCAGGTCGGCTCACGTCCGGGCCTGCCTGCCGGAGACGGATCGTTCCGCGGCTCGCGCAACTGGTTGTTCGTGAAAATCGAAACGGACGAAGGCGTTTGCGGTATCGGGGAATGCTCGGGCTGGCCGCGCGTGATCGAGCGGGCGGTGCAGGACTTTGCCACCATCCTCATCGGTGAAGACCCGCGCGACATCGACCGGCTGTGGCACCGCCTCTATGTGGGAGCGATGGGGCACGGCATGACCGGCACGGTTGGCGGCGGAGCCCTGACCGGCATCGAGATGGCACTTTGGGACATCAAGGGCAAGGTGCTCGGCCAGCCGATCTGGAACCTGCTGGGCGGCAAGTTCCGCGACACGATTCCCGTCTACGGACATGCCAAGACGCCGGAACGGGCGCGTGAACTGATGGAGCGAGGCTACAGCGCGGTGAAGGTCGGCTTCACCGGTGGTGTGGATCTCGATCTGGTGTCGTCGATCCGCGACACGGTCGGTCCGGAGGTCGACCTGATGGTCGATGCCCATGGGCCGTCCTGGATGACAGCCGGCGACGCGATCCTCGTCGGGCGCGAGCTGGAGAAGCTGGATCTGCTGTTCTACGAGGACCCGGTCGCGCCGGAGAACCTGGATGCCTTGCAGCGGGTGCGCGACGCGGTCGACATTCCGCTGGCGGCGGGCGAGCGGGTCAGCACGATCTGGGGTATCCGCCCCTATGTCGAGCGCGAACTGGTGGATGTGATCCAGCCGGACACCGGTCGTGCCGGGGGCATCACCCAGATGCGCAAGATGGCGGCAATGGCCGAGGCTCACTACATCACCATGGCGCCGCATTCCGGCTCGCTCGGTCCGGTGGCAGAGTTTGCGGCCCTGCATGTTCTGGCCACCATCCCTAATGTTTTGATGCTCGAGCGTGTCGAGTTCGACTGGCCGGGCCGCTACGAGGTCGTCTCGCCGGCCCTGACGTCCGAAAAAGGCACCTTGCGCGTTCCCGACGCGCCGGGCCTGGGCGTGGAACTGGTCGAGGAAGAGATCGAGAAGTATCCGAGCAATCGCAATGTGGCGGACATGCCGGCAAACGCGAACGCCTACGAGCCGGGAACCGTGGGCGAATGCGTCTATTTCCAGACCCGACTGCGCCGCCGTGCCCGACTGAGGCTCAAACGGACCGACGAGAGATAG
- a CDS encoding dipeptide ABC transporter ATP-binding protein, whose translation MSKTAMNSEANTTVLELKNLTTEFVTKRGAFRAVDDVSLELHAGKTLCVVGESGSGKSVMSRSILQIVDPPGRVTGGQALLHRHRTARRGAEEETIDLLRLNPKSSAIRSLRGRDIAMIFQEPMSSLSPVHRIGDQVGEAIRLHERVSKKDARERTVELLRKVEIPRPEKAIDQFPFEFSGGMRQRAMIAMALACNPTVLIADEPTTALDVTIQAEILDLIRSIQDESDMAVLFITHDMGVVAEIADEIAVMRFGKVVETGDVYEIFEDPKHHYTQRLLNSVRELDHPSQRRLAMRETRPVGSPCLVSDNVRKVFGAGSSWFRGEVKGLVAVDDADLELRTGENLGIVGESGSGKTTLGRCLQRVHDVTAGRILYTDESGRELDLAPMSENQLAQPWRDIRTVFQDPFSSLNPRMTIGQIIAEPLVVEGKLSGREIRERVHELLDLVGLPRSAYMRYPHAFSGGQRQRVSIARAIAPNPRIIIADEATSALDVSLRTQILDLLLDLQERLDLSFILISHDIAVIRYFCDRIAVMYRGRIVETGETEAVCTAPQHEYTRSLLSAVPVADPRARGHKQRLRYYETI comes from the coding sequence ATGAGCAAGACAGCCATGAACTCCGAAGCCAACACAACGGTTCTCGAACTCAAGAACCTGACGACCGAATTCGTCACCAAACGCGGCGCCTTTCGCGCGGTGGATGATGTCTCGCTCGAGCTGCACGCCGGCAAGACGCTTTGCGTCGTGGGTGAAAGCGGATCGGGAAAGAGCGTGATGTCGCGCTCGATCCTGCAGATCGTCGATCCGCCCGGCCGTGTGACAGGCGGGCAGGCGCTGTTGCACCGGCACCGCACGGCGCGCCGCGGTGCTGAGGAAGAGACGATCGACCTGTTGCGGCTCAATCCCAAGTCATCGGCCATCCGCAGCCTGCGCGGGCGCGACATCGCCATGATCTTTCAGGAGCCGATGAGTTCGCTCTCGCCGGTTCACCGGATCGGCGACCAGGTCGGCGAGGCGATACGCCTGCACGAGCGGGTCTCGAAAAAAGACGCGCGTGAGCGGACGGTCGAGCTTCTTCGCAAGGTCGAGATCCCGCGCCCGGAGAAGGCCATCGACCAGTTCCCCTTCGAGTTCTCCGGCGGCATGCGGCAACGGGCGATGATCGCCATGGCGCTCGCCTGCAACCCGACCGTCCTGATTGCCGACGAGCCGACCACCGCGCTCGATGTCACGATACAGGCCGAGATTCTCGATCTGATCCGGTCGATCCAGGACGAGAGCGACATGGCGGTCCTGTTCATAACCCACGACATGGGAGTCGTAGCTGAAATCGCCGACGAAATCGCCGTGATGCGCTTCGGCAAGGTGGTCGAGACGGGAGACGTCTACGAGATCTTCGAGGATCCCAAGCACCACTATACGCAACGGCTGCTCAACTCGGTTCGCGAGCTCGATCACCCCTCCCAGCGGCGGCTGGCCATGCGCGAGACTCGCCCGGTGGGGTCGCCATGCCTCGTGTCGGACAATGTCCGCAAGGTATTCGGCGCGGGCTCGAGCTGGTTCAGGGGAGAAGTGAAGGGGCTTGTTGCCGTTGACGACGCCGACCTGGAGCTGCGAACCGGCGAGAATCTCGGCATCGTCGGCGAAAGCGGGTCGGGCAAGACCACTCTTGGTCGCTGCCTGCAGCGCGTGCACGATGTCACGGCCGGGCGGATCCTTTACACCGATGAAAGCGGGCGGGAGCTCGACCTCGCCCCGATGAGCGAAAATCAACTTGCGCAGCCATGGCGCGACATCCGCACCGTGTTCCAGGATCCGTTTTCCTCGCTCAATCCGCGCATGACCATCGGCCAGATCATTGCGGAGCCGCTTGTCGTCGAAGGTAAGCTTTCTGGGCGTGAGATACGCGAGCGCGTCCATGAACTGCTCGACCTCGTCGGACTGCCGCGCTCGGCCTACATGCGCTATCCGCATGCGTTTTCGGGCGGGCAGCGGCAACGCGTGTCCATCGCACGAGCGATCGCGCCGAACCCGCGCATCATCATCGCTGATGAGGCGACTTCGGCCCTCGACGTGAGCTTGCGAACCCAGATCCTGGATTTGCTTCTCGACCTTCAGGAAAGGCTCGATCTGAGCTTCATCCTGATCAGCCACGATATCGCTGTGATCCGCTACTTCTGCGATCGCATCGCCGTGATGTATCGAGGCCGCATTGTCGAAACCGGCGAGACCGAAGCGGTCTGCACCGCGCCGCAGCACGAGTACACCAGATCGCTGCTGTCGGCCGTACCGGTGGCCGACCCGCGCGCGCGGGGACACAAGCAACGTCTGCGCTACTACGAAACCATCTGA
- a CDS encoding ABC transporter permease, with translation MTAEIDIDHRALEQSPEDFASQWRLIWIAFRRHRLAMTGAIIVLLFYFVGAFAEILAPFDPNATSSADIYHPPQMIHLIDRHPDGGWSFNPHVTALTAERDPFTLQTTFTEDPDRKIYLDFFGKGDPYRLWGIIPMERHLLTTEDPQERFFLIGADRLGRDMLSRTIYGTRISMSIGLIGVSLSLVLGLILGGISGYYGGRVDMLIQRVVELVISLPTIPIWLGLSAALPQDWSPLTRYFAITVILSLVAWTELARVVRGRFLALRTEDFVTAARLDGCTRGRVIFRHMMPSMVSHIIASVTLAIPVMIIAETSLSFLGLGLTPPIISWGVLLKEAQNVRSIAQAPWLFAPGAAVCLAVLALNFLGDGLRDAADPYVQDSH, from the coding sequence ATGACTGCTGAAATCGACATCGACCACCGCGCTTTGGAGCAATCGCCGGAGGATTTTGCGTCTCAATGGCGTCTGATCTGGATTGCCTTCCGCCGGCACCGCCTGGCCATGACCGGCGCGATAATCGTCCTTCTGTTTTATTTCGTGGGCGCCTTCGCGGAGATCCTCGCTCCATTCGATCCGAACGCGACCTCGTCGGCGGATATCTATCATCCGCCGCAAATGATCCACCTGATCGACAGGCATCCCGACGGCGGCTGGTCCTTCAATCCCCATGTCACCGCCCTGACGGCGGAGCGGGACCCGTTCACGCTCCAGACCACCTTCACGGAGGATCCTGACCGCAAGATCTACCTGGACTTTTTCGGCAAGGGCGATCCCTACCGTCTGTGGGGCATCATTCCAATGGAGCGACACCTGCTGACCACGGAAGACCCTCAGGAACGCTTCTTCCTGATCGGTGCCGATCGCCTGGGGCGCGACATGCTGAGCCGGACGATCTATGGCACGCGGATATCCATGTCCATCGGCCTCATCGGCGTCAGTCTCAGCCTCGTGCTCGGACTGATCCTTGGAGGGATCTCCGGCTATTACGGCGGCCGTGTCGATATGTTGATTCAAAGGGTCGTGGAACTGGTGATATCTCTGCCGACGATTCCGATCTGGCTGGGACTGAGCGCCGCGCTTCCGCAGGATTGGTCGCCGTTGACACGCTATTTCGCGATAACCGTCATTCTTTCGCTGGTTGCCTGGACGGAACTCGCTCGTGTGGTCCGAGGACGTTTTCTGGCCCTGCGAACCGAGGACTTCGTCACGGCGGCGCGGCTGGACGGTTGCACGCGGGGAAGGGTGATCTTTCGCCACATGATGCCGTCGATGGTGAGCCACATCATTGCCTCCGTCACTCTGGCGATCCCGGTAATGATCATCGCGGAGACATCGCTTTCCTTCCTGGGGCTTGGCCTGACGCCGCCGATCATCTCATGGGGCGTCCTGTTGAAAGAAGCGCAAAACGTCCGGTCGATTGCCCAGGCGCCCTGGCTCTTCGCTCCGGGTGCTGCCGTATGCCTTGCGGTACTCGCCCTGAATTTCCTGGGTGACGGTCTGCGCGATGCCGCCGACCCTTACGTTCAGGACAGCCACTGA
- a CDS encoding ABC transporter permease gives MLFAYIARRILWAIPFMFAVSLIAFALITAPPGDYLTSFAATLAQSGDIVDEARLDALRERYGFDQPFLVQYFHWIGGVLQGDFGISFEWQQPVGQLIWERMALSVTLALATLMFTWAVALPIGIYSAVRKYSVGDYFFTTIGFIGLATPNFLFALVLMYVAVVYFGSDVSGLFSEEYKDAPWSLAKIGDLAAHIWIPVIILGTSATASLVRIMRANLLDELYRPYVTTARAKGLSEFRLIMKYPVRIAINPFISTIGWAFPQLISGAVITAFVLSLPTSGPLMLQALLAQDMYLAGAFILLLCCLSIVGMLVSDILLAVIDPRIRFR, from the coding sequence ATGTTGTTTGCCTACATCGCGCGCCGCATTCTTTGGGCGATCCCGTTCATGTTCGCGGTCTCGCTCATCGCATTCGCGCTGATCACCGCTCCTCCAGGCGATTATCTTACGTCCTTCGCTGCGACGCTGGCCCAATCCGGCGATATCGTGGACGAGGCGAGGTTGGACGCACTTCGTGAACGCTACGGCTTCGATCAGCCCTTCCTTGTCCAGTACTTTCACTGGATCGGCGGTGTCCTTCAGGGCGACTTCGGAATTTCCTTCGAATGGCAACAGCCAGTGGGGCAGCTGATCTGGGAGCGCATGGCGCTGTCCGTTACCCTGGCACTGGCGACATTGATGTTCACATGGGCGGTAGCCCTGCCCATCGGGATCTACTCAGCCGTTCGAAAGTATTCAGTCGGAGATTACTTCTTCACGACGATAGGCTTCATCGGATTAGCCACCCCGAACTTCCTCTTCGCGCTCGTGCTCATGTACGTGGCGGTCGTTTATTTCGGGTCGGATGTATCCGGCCTTTTCTCCGAGGAATACAAGGATGCCCCCTGGTCTCTGGCCAAGATCGGTGACCTTGCGGCTCATATCTGGATCCCGGTGATCATTCTCGGCACCAGCGCGACGGCAAGTCTGGTCCGCATCATGCGTGCCAACCTGCTGGATGAACTGTACCGCCCCTATGTGACAACCGCCCGAGCCAAGGGCCTGTCTGAATTCCGGCTGATCATGAAGTATCCGGTGCGGATCGCGATCAATCCCTTTATCTCAACGATCGGCTGGGCATTCCCGCAACTGATATCAGGCGCCGTCATCACAGCCTTCGTGCTTTCGCTGCCGACTTCGGGGCCGCTGATGCTCCAGGCGCTCCTGGCGCAGGACATGTACCTGGCGGGAGCCTTCATCCTTCTGCTCTGCTGCCTGTCCATCGTCGGGATGCTCGTGTCCGACATCCTGCTCGCGGTGATCGACCCGCGCATTCGTTTCCGGTGA
- a CDS encoding ABC transporter substrate-binding protein, producing the protein MSLPARRLTASLMLSGAIMPLNALPAVAQEATGQAPSLAAMVEAGSLPPVAERVGEEPEVVEPLNAIGTYGGDLRIGLRGSSDHNHILRVVGPQGLVRWDPQYTEIVPNVAERFEVEDGGRVFTFYLRDGMKWSDGEPFTADDVLFNIDDLVLNEEFAPTPPRYTSGGEPMQVEKVDDYTVRFTFKEPYGDFLAELASPLGQHPVLYAKHYCSQFLPTYNDNVDELIAKNEATDWQNLFLQKCGDLEIPARWGNPERPTLDPWVIKEPYVGGTTRVVLERNPYFWQIDTEGNQLPYIDQIVAPIDQDVESLILGVIGGRIDFGLRHIDPPANRPVLAENREKGDYHFFAAEPPGGSNMIINLNLTHKDPDLRELFNRKDFRVALSLGMDRQEIIDTVMLGEGEPWQHGPFEDHPYYHEQTAKQFLEHDPEQANALLDGLGLERGPDGVRQMPNGEPVRFQVDVIPTFDPVWVDALQLVEQQWAELGVDMEINPMERTFFYERTSNSNDHDAAVWNAKQSWVAGQIPQMLVPVHHDSRYGIAWRDWYLSGGESGEEPPASIKERLRLYDEARGMTDPEERRKTMLEIAQIAADEFEVIGVAKAIPTYGIVKNDLMNVPEKMPSSWYYATPSPTLPQTWFWKDE; encoded by the coding sequence ATGTCCCTGCCGGCGAGGCGTCTGACAGCCAGCCTCATGCTGAGTGGCGCGATCATGCCATTGAATGCGCTTCCGGCAGTCGCACAGGAGGCTACCGGCCAAGCCCCGTCGCTCGCGGCAATGGTGGAGGCGGGCAGCCTGCCGCCCGTGGCGGAGCGCGTCGGCGAAGAGCCTGAGGTGGTGGAGCCGCTGAACGCCATCGGGACCTATGGTGGCGACCTGCGCATTGGCTTGCGGGGAAGTTCCGACCACAACCACATTCTGCGTGTCGTCGGACCTCAGGGCCTCGTGCGTTGGGATCCCCAGTATACCGAGATCGTGCCCAACGTTGCGGAGCGCTTCGAGGTCGAAGACGGCGGCCGCGTGTTTACGTTCTATCTTCGCGACGGGATGAAATGGTCGGACGGCGAACCGTTCACGGCCGATGATGTGCTGTTCAACATCGACGACCTTGTGCTGAATGAGGAGTTCGCGCCTACGCCGCCACGCTACACCTCGGGCGGTGAGCCGATGCAGGTCGAAAAGGTGGATGACTACACCGTACGCTTCACCTTCAAGGAACCCTATGGCGACTTCCTGGCAGAACTCGCCAGTCCGCTGGGGCAGCATCCGGTGCTCTACGCCAAGCACTACTGTTCACAGTTCCTGCCCACCTACAACGACAATGTGGATGAGCTGATCGCGAAGAACGAAGCCACCGACTGGCAGAACCTGTTCCTGCAAAAGTGCGGCGACCTCGAGATCCCGGCTCGCTGGGGCAATCCGGAGCGCCCGACGCTGGATCCATGGGTGATCAAGGAGCCTTATGTCGGTGGTACGACGCGTGTCGTGCTGGAGCGCAATCCCTATTTCTGGCAGATCGATACCGAGGGTAACCAGTTGCCCTACATCGACCAGATCGTCGCGCCGATCGACCAGGATGTCGAGAGCCTGATCCTCGGTGTCATCGGCGGGCGGATCGATTTCGGCCTCAGGCACATTGATCCGCCGGCGAACCGGCCCGTACTGGCCGAAAACCGTGAGAAAGGTGACTACCACTTTTTCGCTGCGGAACCGCCCGGTGGCAGCAATATGATCATCAACCTGAACCTCACCCATAAAGATCCCGATCTGCGGGAGCTGTTCAACAGGAAGGACTTCCGGGTCGCGCTCTCCCTCGGCATGGATCGCCAGGAGATCATCGACACGGTGATGCTGGGCGAAGGTGAGCCGTGGCAGCACGGGCCGTTCGAGGATCATCCATATTACCACGAGCAGACCGCCAAGCAGTTCCTCGAACACGACCCCGAGCAAGCAAATGCACTGCTGGACGGTCTTGGCCTCGAGCGCGGGCCTGACGGCGTGCGCCAGATGCCGAACGGCGAACCGGTGCGGTTCCAGGTCGACGTCATCCCGACGTTCGATCCGGTCTGGGTGGATGCTCTGCAACTGGTCGAGCAGCAATGGGCCGAACTGGGCGTGGACATGGAAATCAACCCGATGGAACGCACGTTCTTCTACGAGCGCACGTCCAACAGCAACGATCACGATGCCGCGGTGTGGAACGCCAAGCAGAGCTGGGTTGCGGGTCAGATTCCCCAGATGCTTGTTCCGGTGCACCATGACAGCCGCTATGGCATTGCCTGGCGGGACTGGTACCTGAGCGGTGGCGAGAGTGGCGAAGAGCCGCCGGCGTCGATCAAGGAACGTCTGCGGCTCTATGACGAGGCGCGTGGCATGACCGATCCGGAAGAGCGCCGCAAGACGATGCTTGAGATCGCCCAGATCGCGGCCGACGAGTTCGAGGTAATCGGCGTGGCCAAAGCCATTCCGACCTACGGAATCGTCAAGAACGACCTGATGAACGTGCCGGAGAAGATGCCGAGTTCGTGGTACTATGCGACGCCTTCGCCGACCCTGCCACAGACGTGGTTCTGGAAGGACGAGTAA
- a CDS encoding aldose 1-epimerase — MLSDPASERHTISNHFLEATFQPLAGGRMLRLRHADHGDLLVPLQDASFDRGVWPKAGAFPLFPFHNRVRDSRFRHESRLIRLKPNSANGADVIHGPAHRRRWRITEKGPDFVEMVLDYHADQEWPFDFTAAQRFELDGNSLSIGLSLTNSGHATMPGGLGWHPYFKPSRDGLVLTDARSQWNPSGPSGLPERRPRDIGAGGNSIAIDSTEHFSDWTKATACIGDGAGITFYSHPHLSHLVLHRKADYLCMEPASHVSGALAALPEAKFGLCLLVPGASLSGTVRLSVDQG, encoded by the coding sequence TTGCTTTCGGACCCGGCATCTGAACGTCACACCATCAGCAACCACTTTCTTGAGGCGACATTCCAGCCCCTGGCGGGCGGGCGTATGCTGCGCCTCCGTCATGCCGACCACGGCGATCTTCTCGTGCCACTGCAGGACGCATCCTTTGACCGGGGCGTCTGGCCCAAAGCGGGGGCCTTTCCCCTCTTTCCGTTTCACAACCGGGTGCGCGATTCCAGGTTCAGGCACGAAAGTCGCTTGATCCGGCTGAAACCCAATTCGGCGAACGGTGCGGACGTCATACACGGCCCGGCACACCGCCGCCGCTGGCGCATCACGGAGAAGGGGCCGGATTTCGTTGAGATGGTGCTGGACTACCATGCCGACCAGGAATGGCCGTTCGACTTCACGGCCGCACAGCGGTTCGAACTCGACGGCAATAGCCTGTCCATCGGTCTGAGCCTCACGAATTCAGGTCATGCGACCATGCCCGGCGGTCTCGGTTGGCATCCCTATTTCAAGCCATCGCGCGATGGGCTGGTCCTGACCGACGCAAGAAGCCAGTGGAACCCGTCCGGCCCGTCAGGGCTGCCGGAACGAAGACCCCGGGATATTGGTGCAGGGGGCAACTCGATCGCAATTGATTCTACGGAGCACTTTTCCGATTGGACGAAAGCAACCGCCTGCATCGGTGATGGCGCCGGGATCACTTTCTACAGCCACCCTCACCTATCCCATCTCGTCCTACACCGGAAAGCGGACTACCTGTGCATGGAGCCTGCTTCCCATGTCTCAGGTGCGCTTGCCGCATTGCCGGAAGCCAAATTCGGGCTGTGTCTGCTGGTGCCAGGCGCAAGTCTTTCTGGAACCGTAAGATTGTCTGTCGACCAAGGCTAA